AACTGAGCTGAAGTGTACTCAGTGCCATTATCTAACCTTATCGATTTCAACTTGCTGCCTGTTTTTGTTTCAACAGCAGttttaaacttcacaaacacTTGAGCTACCTCAGACTTGtgttttaagaagaaaatccagCAAAACCTTGTAAGATCATCAATGAAGAGGATGAAATACTTTTTTCTTTGAGTGATTCGATCCTCATCGGCCACATACATCAGAGTGCACCAGCTGCAGTCTTTCAGTAGCTCTCCAAGCTGAATTTGTAGGAAATGGCAGTCTTGCCTGTTTCCCCATTTGGCAAACTTCACATACATCCTCATGCTCCACCGAAGTGGTGAAGTTCTCTTGCCAAACCCTCTTTGGCCATTCGAGCCATTGATCTGAAGTTGGCATGTCCAAGCCTTTGATGCCAAAGCTTGGAGTCATCAACAGAGGTGTATCTTTGAGTTTGAGTCATTTGCCTAGTGAACCTCAAAGCATTTATCGGTCATTGTGGATCATAAGGcttgatccacttggatcaAGAATGTGGCATTGTTTGTCCTTGAACACAATGAATAACCTTTCTCGGCAGTTGAGCTATCTTGAGAAGGTTTCATCAATTCGCACCAACAAGACATTTGGAATGATCTTGTTGCTGTGGGAGTACATATCAAGACTTCTCCTCTTCCTCCATCCTTATAAATCGACCATTTCCAACCTTGACCTTGGTTTTATAACTTCGTCCAAGGTTTTAAACAAGGAGGCATCTCGGTGACATGTGGTTAGTGCAACCACGCGTCAAAGAACCAAATTTTTGAGCATTTCTTCGAACAACTAAGCGAGAAACAAGAAAGACACATTCTTCTTGGTCACTACTGTCCTCAGCTACTCGAGCTTCAACCTTTGACTTCTGAAATTGATTCTGCCTTGGCTTACTCCTGTTTTTACAGACCCTTTCAACATGGCCCTTCTTCTTGCAGTGTTGGCATACTGCATCTGGCCTAAACCAGCATCTGTCTTCTGGATGACCTGGCCTCTTGCAATGTCTGCAGGGCTGGTCATTACTCCTTGCAGTATCAGTCTTAGGCCTGTTTTTCCAAGGCCTTTTGCCTCTTGGAGCTTTGAAGCTCGAGGCTTCTCTGGCCTTGGCATTGAATGCACCTTCCTGGTGATCTTCAGCTCTGCTAGCTCTCCTTTGTTCCTGAGCATAGAAAGTGTTGATTAGCTCAGTCAAAGAGATGGTAGCAAGGTCTCTTGAGTCCTCTAAGGAGGATATCTTGGCCTCATATCTCTCAGGCAAAGTGGAGAGGACCTTTTCCACAATTCTTGCCTCATCAAAGTGCTCACCAAGGAGCCTTATCTTTGTTAACCATCTGCTATGATTACATCTGATCTCGCTTCACtgctttcttcttccttcatctttAGATTCTCAAATCCTTCTCAAATTTAATAGCTGCTGTTGCCTTGTTCTCTCAAAGtgccttgaaactcctccttaAGCTTATCCCAGCCTGTTTTGGAGTCTCACAGCCATAATTCGTGAAGATGACATCGATACATTCGGATGCGGACATGGCTTTATGCCTTTTGGTCCTCTCATCAGCATGCTGCCTTATCTGAGCTACTGTGGGATTAGCCCTCAGTGGTGCTGGCTCAGCATCTGTGTTAACAACTTCCCACAGATCAAAGGCCTGCAGGTAAGTCTTCATCTTGACCAGCCATATGTGGAAGCCATCTCCATTGAAGACTGGTGGGGCTGCTGGTGAAAAACTTGAGGAAGACATTCAGCTTTCTTAGTTTAATACAACAGGTCCACTAAGAATGaagctctagataccaattgttggaacaAAGAGACAATAACAGGCTGTTTTGTATCTTGCTTGAATAGCAAGCCTCGAGCCTTGGTGAAGAAACAAACTCAGAAGcaaaaacagaaaatgaaactaGCAAGTGAATAacagaaaagagagaagaagaatgaatgaaaaatgagctgatatttttcattaacaCACAACAAGACATTAAGCCATTACATATTTCAgtcaacaagtaaaacaaacaagtaatcacctaatcaactacctaactccactaatttGCATTGAAACTTACAAGATTAGCTTGTACAACTTGCATTGCTGACTTTTCAGTCAatcaatatcaaaacatttacctacttagttcaacatgaactagattacaaaacaatcaaaatggaACTAAAAACAGCAAGTGGATTGGCGACTTCAAACTTGATTCTGTTGCACACAATGGCATCACCGCTGTCGCTATTTCTTCGAGCATGACCACCTTTGCATGTCgtgcatggccacctttgcatggGAACTAAACTTAACAACATCATATCAATGCCAAAAATTTGGATGGATTCACTGCCCTAGATATCGAACCAGAGTTACCAGAATGGCCATTGGATGAAGGGCAAGTGGATAATCGGGACTCCATTAAAGATATGCTAAGCAAAGCAGGAGTTTGAGTGGTTCTTCGCTACCTATGAGGCTCCGGTCTACAATGGGAAAAACGGTGAGAGTGGTCCAATTGTGTCGTCCTTATTTGGGACCTGTTGCCCGCTTTTAGCTGCTGTTAACATATGGGCACTCATCCTATCATGATGGCCACAGCATTGTTAATTACTGCtgttaacaatgttaacaaaaAATTGTTAACTGTTTatcctgaattttaaaatatgaaaataaaaaagattaaattattaaaaataaaatatatgaaaaaaaatttaaaattttgaaaagtacatCGTCAATCATATGGTCTGCTAAACCATTCTTTCATCACTCCTTCCACCACTCATTTAGGTTGTTTTCTGTTTGATCTAAGATTTCCTACTTGGAAATTTCCTTTGATCTTTCAAgatgttttattttctcaaattagtGCGTTTTACTCACCTCTCAAATCAAAACTTTTATTCAACCTGAGTTGCATTTGATTTGGACTGGGTGTCTATTTTCTATGGCTTTGGGGTACTTGGAAATTTCCTTCGACCTTGGAAGATAATTGTTTTTTGAGACAAGAGTGTTCGAGTCATGTATAAATTTTGGTCAGATTCCTGTGTTTTTGCAAAATATAAGTTCTATTTCCTTTCTATCTTGTCTTCTGGTTCTTTCTTCTTTGTGTTTTGTTGCAAATTTCATCAGCTTTCACTAATCTGAAAATTTACTGCCTAATTTATTACCCCCACAAAAAAAGCTATGGATGAGAGGATGATAGAAGCTGCCCACATGGGAGATATTAACTTCTTGTATGAGTTGATTCTGAATGATCCATATGTTTTACAGCGTATTGATGATGTGCCTTTTTTTAATACTCAATTGCAAGTAGCAACCTCTGTTGGGCATATTGAATTTATGATGGAGATGATCAAATTAAAGCCAACGTTTGCAAGAAAGCTAAACCAAGCAGGGTTTAGCCCCATGCACTTGGCTCTGCAAAATCACAGAACTCATGCAGTGCTTCGACTCCTCAGGTTTGATGAAGGCCTTGTTCGTGTCTAAGGGAGGGAGGACCTCACTCCTCTGCATCATGTGGTtcaaactgaaaactttaatcttttgaaaaaaattcttgaGGTTTGTCCTGAGGCTATTGAAGATATGACTGTTCGAGATGAGATGGTTTTCCATCTTGCTGTAGAAAACGACACGTTTGAAGCTTTCCAAGTCTTGGTGGGGTGGCTTATGAGAAGCTGCCATGAGTCTGCCCAATGGGAGAAAGAACTACTGAGTTTGGCAGACATTGATGACAACACTGTTTTACACATTGCAGCTATTAGAAACAGAGCTGGGGTATATGCTAATTTTTGTCATTAAGTCAGTTATTGATGTGCATATATGGATGATAAAAGGGTTACTTAGAGGAATATTCTAATTAACAGGTGGTAAAAGTATTGCTGGAACACATGCGGCGAGACCAAATCAATGCCAAAAATTTGGAGGGATTGACAGCACTAGATATCCAATCACAATACCTGTGGAATGAAAGGCAAGCGGATAGGATTATAGATATGCTAAGCAAAGCAGGTGGTTTGAGTGCTTCCTCTTCCTCGTTTCCCAATACCTCCATCTCTTCATTCCACATCGaatcattaaagaaaaagatGTCACGGTCTCAAAAATGGGCAACAAGAGCAGGTCCAGAAAAGAAGGGTATGCCACATGAGATCCGTAACACATTTCTAGTAGTTatgacacatgcccatgtgaaGGAGGCACACGCCTATGTGAAAAGAGGCacacacacgaccgtgtgccctaGAGACATGACTGTGCGAATAACCCATGTTACTCTTTGTCcgaaattgttaaaataaggTGCAAAGaagacacagccgtgtgaaagtctcacatgctcgtgtgccaCGGAACACTACTGTGTGCCCagaacacacgcccatgtgattATCAACTAAAATCTCCAAATCGAAACCACAAGATCGTATGACACCAAAAATCATCGAAAAACCCTAATTCCTAAATTCGCACAGCCGTATGAACTGCCCGTGTGTGGCACAAGCCcatgtggttacgaaaccacacCGAAACAAGCTACAGAACATGCATTTGCTACCGAAACAACCCTCAATCCTCGTTAACATAGTAATACACCAAAAACAAATAGTATTTCAAGCAATTCCACAACAATCGACACTTCGATTGGTAAATTTCAGAAACACACAAAATATGTCGAATTTCACGGagccaaatcaaaattttaaaaatgaaaatgatgagtTTTCAAACCCACACCTAAATTTGTGATCAAAGCACGAGGAGAACAACAAAGAAGAAAGCCAGAACGTAGGAGaaggaaataataaaatctccccaacaaaaacaaaaaaaaatttggaacaaaaaaaaatggaaacaaatcTAACGTGAGGAAGAGGGAGGGAGAGGAGGAACGTGAAAAGATTTTTTAGGATAACTCCCTGTTTTAgacacaaaataataataataataaaataaaaagaattaaattaaataaaaataacaaataagtaTTGAAACTTTAAacaagctaaaataaaattgattccTCTAAAACACTCATGAGGGCTCAAACTTGAAATCCGAAGGTAAACTAACACACTCGCCACTACCAACCAGCAGACTCATTCTAACATTAAAACGCAAAAACAAGCACAATTACTCAGCCTACTCACTAACCCTTACTTAAAACCTCAAATCTTCTAACCCCAAAATTTAGGATGTTACATGTAATGTCCATATTTTTctaatacaattttatacatgaattttggttTTGTGCAGTTTTgcacatgatttttttatttaatttattttcacaaactactaacaaaattattgatatatatCACCATTTTAAgtttacatattatatacataaataagtatatttataaGATATCAAAATAAATCGATGTCTTTAAACGTAACACCAAAACAAAGTTTGATATATAACTCAACATATAAAAAGAAGTTATTAAACAATACATATAATGTTTAGAACTATAGTTCTAATATTAttggtaaatttataattttcggttCACGTAAAtcgtaattataaaaataaaattatgactTATCTTGGATTAAActtacattatattatttaaataaataatttactagTTTTTAATGTCAGGTAGATGTAtgtaattttatgcttttaatatttaattaattttaaatattatatttttaattgaaataattaatgtaaaataatatttttatttgaattattgaatgtaattaaaatatattaacttatcacttcaaatattataatagaaatttttaaatcaaaattgcatttttaacATAATCGACCTAcaatgtaattttacttttatgtaACTAATACAAGTAACATTATTCAAAACAATAACtaatcaatataattaaatctagtaataattaatttttaattaagatacttaaaattttagtaataattcaattttacattgataaatatattaatataatttttatttgtaaatataaatataataatatgatagaaaataaaaagtattttaatatggataaataaattttaaaatttaaaattcaacatatatatttacatatttcgCTAATTCACCAACGTATATGCCTTGATTTGATATAGTTAATATTCGGATAATGTTGTgaatcacatatatatatattttgaagttttatcatattttcatggGTAAAATACTTTAGAAGTTGTTGTACTCtttgaaaatttagaatttagtttttatgcttttatttttaagaatttagttcatttatttttcagattttaaaattcaaatccaattgttaatattgttaatatttttaatttctttatgttaaattcaagttcattacaacatatttttagttacatggtttccaagtgttttttttttaaatgtcacaccaacaaatttaacaaaaaaatttgagtgttaacaattggacctgagttttgaaattgaaaggtAGAGGACTAAGTTTtggaaataaaagtatatggattaaatttcaaaattttgaagagtaCAGATACTTATAACATCTTTTAacctattttaaaatgttttgaatcATTACTTAACTTATTTAGCTCttccaataattattttagaatcttttaaattttatctttccttatataatctttataatttttaaaataaatattttgaatttatttttgtaatttttgttgagagagagacTAACctactcattttcaaaattgtcaaGGACCAAACGAATATTTACATCAAtctaatatttgaattatttgaatcgAAACTCAAATTACTAATTCGAGTTGAGTTGAAAAATCGAATAACTCAGTTtcattaaatagaaatttaatttttctttctttattcgaattaaattgagtttaagTCGCCCTTAGTTTTACTCTataaataggatatttttaataatttttaccgtTCCTTCAACTTGCTTTTTGTTTGGTCCAAGGTTTTATAGTTGGAAATTCCCTTGGAcctttaaatatgtttattttctcaaattagtGCGTTTATGTCATAAATAAAATCaacctttttatttaatgtgtATTTCATGTGGACTGGATACCTGTTTTCTGTGGCTTTAGTTCTTGGAAATTTCCTTGGACCTTGGAACAAATTTGTTTCCTCAAACTAAAGTGTTCAAATCATGTATAAATTGTGGTCAGATGCCTGTGCTTTTGCAGAATACAGGTTCTATTCCCTTTTCTGTATTGTCTTCTGGTTCTTTCTTCTTTATGTTTTGTTGCGAATTTCATCAGCTTTCAGTAATCTGAAAATTTACTGCCTAATTTATTACCCCAAAAAAAGCTATGGATGAGAGGATGATAGAGGCTGCCCAAACAGGAGATATAATTAACCTCTTGTATGAGTTGATTCTGAATGATCCATACGTTTTAGAGCGTATTGATGCTGTACCTTTTTCTCATACTCCATTGCATATAGCAGCCTCTGCTGGGCATATTGAGTTTATGATGGAGATGATCAAATTAAAGCCAACGTTTGCAAGAAAGCTAAACCAAGCTGGGTTTAGCCCCATGCACTTGGCTCTGCAAAATGACAGAACTAAAGCAGTGCTTCGACTCCTCAGGTTTGATGAAGGCCTTGTTCGTGTCAAAGGGAGGGAGGACCTCACTCCTCTGCACCATGTGGTTCAAACTGGAAATGTTGATCTTTTGGTCAAGTTACTTAAGGTTTGTCCTGAGGCTATTGCAGATGTGACTGTTCGAGATGAGACGGTATTCCATCTTGCTGTGAAAAACGACATGTTTGAAGCTTTCCAAGTCTTGGTAGGGTGGCTTATAAGAAGCCGCCATGAGTCTGCCGAACGTTGGGAGAAAGAACTACTGAGTTGGGTAGACATTGATGGCAACACTGTGCTACACATTGCAGCTATCAGAAACAGACCTCaggtttgctaattttcctAATCAAGTCAATTattgatatgtatgtatatgataaaagggtaatttacattaattaatttccAATTAACAGGTGGTGGAAGTATTGCTGGGACACTTGCGTCGAGACCAAATCAATGCCAAAAATTTGGAGGGATTGACAGCACTAGATATCCAATCACAATACCCATGGAATGAAAGGCAAGCGGATAGGATTATAGATATGCTAAGCAAAGCAGGAGGTTTGAGTGCTTCCTCTTCCTCGCTTCCGAATACCTCCATCTCTTCATTCCACATCGAATCATTAAAGGAAAAGATGCCATGGTTTCAAAAATTGGAAACAAAAACAGGTCGACTAAAGAACGGTATTTCATATGAGATGCGTAACACATTTCTAATAGTGATAGTGCTACTTATAACAACCACTTACGAACCCTCTTTAAACCCTCCAAACATGCCTTATGACAGTCCATCCATGAAATACCAAGTCTCCTTAAGTCAAGATCAGCCTCTCAATTCCCACACATTTTTGCATAAAACCGACATCAATACTGCACCCATACCCAGTCCCTCCGCAATTGACGTTTCCAAAAAAGATTGTTGGACATCTAATCACTCGTTTTTGGTTTTGAACATGTTCAACTTTTCGGTTGCAGTTCTTTTAATAGGACTTCTCCTACCATATCATCCTTTCTCTTTGTTGATTCACTTACCACTTTCCGGCTGTATGGTATCTTACACGGAGTTATATGCTTCCTTATGTGAGTTTTCCAATAAAAACGCACTTCTTTCTGGCGtttataatttttcctttaCAATGTTGCTGCCTTTTCTCGTAGTATGCGGGTCAATCTTTTATGTTATGGGCAAAGagacaaaattttctaagaatctgaattaaattgtatatttgttgAAGTTAGCTTCCATGCAACACAAGCAGCAACAAACGTGTCCATGCAAGCCACATGCAGAAAAGAAGCAGCACATGAAGGCAGCCGCTTGAGCTCGACATTGCTGTCCAAATTCAACTAGTTTTGTTggattaagtttatattttgtaacTTAGTTCTTATAGAACTTAGTTGGTAAacttttgatgtaatttttgatgattgatTGACTGAAAATCCGGCCAATGTAACTTATGCAAGCTGATTAACAATTTCCAATGTATTAAGTGGAGTTAGGTACGTGATTAGGTAGTATTTTGATTTGTAAGTTTAACTCAATGTTTGATATTTGTAATGCCAACTTGCCAATGTtttgttaatgaaaaattagattctttttcattcaaattctctcctttctttgcttttgttttctattttccacTTGCAAAGCTTTtcttctgttttgtttcttcCCCAAGCCACGAGGCTTGCTGTCCAAGCAAGGCTAGACCAGCTTGCTTACTGCCTTTAACACCAACAATATTTctgtaataataaaaataaaaatttatcaatttaatagtctatatttttatattttttagaagattaaatcaaaattttgtcatttataggagccaaaatataattttatcattactaatttaaaattttataaattataaaagacttaaatagaaaaaaaaaatcattttaaggagGCTCCAGCTCCCTGACTCCGCCTCTGCAGGTGGGTAACCAGTACCAATCCAAAATTCTCCAACCTCATAATATAATCTTTTACATTGGCTTCCTCCTTTCTACACTGTGTCCAGTTTCGTGGATCCTTCTAATGTAAATGCCGAAAGCGTAATGAAGTTTTGGGGTTTGTATTAGAGATGGTGATGGAGTAGTTATTGGGTTGAGCTGGTTCATTAGTTCCCTTCATCTCTTCTACCGGACTCttattccttttttattatCAAGGGTGAAGGTCTGCACATACTTTTGTTTAGGCCTAATCGTCTCTTGAGGAAGAGCTATGTTGTAATGATAAAAGAAGTGCGAATTTGTTTGTCAAGTAGTTGTTGAATAAGGATCTTAACTAGGATCTTAAATAAAGGGAAATGTATTTGTTATGTGCTCATGATACATACCATCGTGATTCATCAAAACAGCattctaaaatatttactttaattgtAATTACTTGGTATGCTTTACAAACGAGGTTGAGATTTTGttacatattttgtttattttttttaaaaacgagGTTGAGATTTTGttacatattttgtttttttttaaatgagattgaaattttgttacatatcttatttatttttcaaaaattcaatataatttaaagGCACGTGATGATATAAATTCTACTTGCACAATTAAAAATTTCCATTggcaatattttaaataattatccttaattcaaaacaaataagTGTTGAGtgtaatagtaaaatatattgCATTTCCAAGAAAAGATGTAAGTTCAAACCttggaaataatattattagagCGGCACCATGAACTCGAATATGGAccataaaatagatataaaaatatgtaaaatatttagaaaaataataaaatataaaacatcacGTTAGAGTACTATTACatattactatagatttaattttatgtgttataaataatataatatataaaaataacaaaatatttaacattacAAACTTATAAAAACGGGTTTAACCTGGGCTGACCTGGTCTTTAAATGttcaagcccatttttcaaatctaaTCTTTTTACCTAAATCCTCCTCATTTTTTAAACAAGCGAATATTCGGAGGATTCTTctaaccaaaatagaaaatatatcaaaaaactaaaaagtataacaaaaataataaataaaaaatttacatataatttgGAATTTCTAATTGTACTTAGAATTGTATAACGTATAATTGTAATTTGTCAGCaaagttgtttctttttttttccccttaaaaTTCAAAGAATTCTTCTCCCTTTATACATAGGTCATCGATTCAGCATTAGAAAAAGGGGCTCAAATCGTTTTATCGACATGAGTGTTTTATgtcgaaaaaatatttttgttttgaaaatatttctgTATTTAGTAACATAGTAGTAAAAAGAGTACCCAATTGCATCTGAACTTCAAACGGGTTTGGCCTTAACCATGTTAATGGTCCCAGATTATTGGTTAATAAAGAATCAAAGTCGATGTGCCAATGAATCACGAAATGCTATAGTTCTAtagtatgattttaaaaatatattcagaAGTAATTCGCGAGATCATGCACTCTTTTATTTCCTAGttataatgaaaaaaagtaCAACTGGGTGAATCCAGCTTATTCTTGAAATAAACAACTCACACACACTCACTTTCCAAAAAAGATTAATACACCAAGGACTACACTTAGATTTATTAGATTTGTTGCTAAAATATCGGTATTAACCCCGAAACTCTCGGCAGATGGCCAGTGACCCAAGGAAACGAAAGAATCGATTACATTTTTCATATGAtctcctattttattttagatagaCTAACAAAAAgaattcagttttttttttgtattatatcGCTTTGACTCCTTTTCCATTTATTCTATtctatcatatttatattattctaattattCTAGTTCTAtgtatttctttatttgttttaataaattattaaatttattataaaattattcattattatgattatgaattttcatttacCTATGTCTAAACggagttaaaaaaatatattctatTTATCTAGTTAGCtagaaatgtatttttttaattgaaaattcccaataataataattcttattaGAATTAGGGAGCAGGTTTCATATCAATGGCAAAATACCTCATTTGTTGCTACACTcctttaaacaataaataataaataaggggTTCTTTTGAACTAAGAAGGAGAAGGAAGAAAGCGAGTTGGCGTGATAATTCTTCAGCCTCAAATTAATCCTTTCCACGGATTATTGTCCTAACGAATATTAATTGTAGGGGTGAAATCTTGATAGAATTCGAAAAAGCGAGGAGTAAGTCCCAAgccataaaataagaaaaacaaatacaaaattctcATGTTTATAGGATTAAATAAAGGGATTCACAAATAAGAGTGCCAGTGGTACAACCAGCGCATAAATTGTTAAAGCTTCCATAAAAGCCAAACTAAGCAATAAAGTACCTTGTATTTTTTCCTCCGCCTCAGGTTGTCTCGCGATACCTTCTACAGATTGGCCCGCAGCAGTACCTTGACCGCCTCCAGGTCCAATAGAAGCAAGCTCGACGGTGACCTGCGCAATAATAACGCAGGCGGCGTAAATCATGGATTCATGATAAGTTCCTCGcaccaaaataaagaaatagttaATGATACAATCATCCAATGAATTTTgacttaattatattatatcatCCATATGTTTTACAGCGTATTGATGATGTGCCTTTTTTTAATACTCAATTGCAAGTAGCAACCTCTGTTGGGCATATTGAATTTATGATGGAGATGATCAAATTAAAGCCAACGTTTGCAAGAAAGCTAAACCAAGGTGGTTTAGCCCCATGCACTTGGCTCGCAAAATGACGAACTAAAGCGGTGCTTGACTCCTCGTGTTTGATGAAGGCCTTGTTCGTGTCAAAGGGAGGAGGACCTCACTCCTCCGCACCATGTGGTTCAAACTGGAAATGTTGATCTTTTGGTCAAGTTACTTAAGGTTTGTCCTGAGGCTATTGCAGATGTGACTGTTCGAGATGAGACGGTATTCCATCTTGCTGTGAAAAACGACATGTTTGAAGCTTTCCAAGTCTTGGTAGGGTGGCTTATAAGAAGCCGCCATGAGTCCGCCGAACGTTGGGAGAAAGAACTATTGAGTTGGGTAGACATTGATGGCAACACTGTGCTACACATTGCGCCTATCGTAAATGGACCTCGGTATGCTAATTTTCCTAATCAAGTCAATTattgatatgtatgt
This genomic window from Gossypium raimondii isolate GPD5lz chromosome 10, ASM2569854v1, whole genome shotgun sequence contains:
- the LOC128034017 gene encoding uncharacterized protein LOC128034017; this encodes MSSSSFSPAAPPVFNGDGFHIWLVKMKTYLQAFDLWEVVNTDAEPAPLRANPTVAQIRQHADERTKRHKAMSASECIDVIFTNYGCETPKQAGISLRRSFKIRLLGEHFDEARIVEKVLSTLPERYEAKISSLEDSRDLATISLTELINTFYAQEQRRASRAEDHQEGAFNAKAREASSFKAPRGKRPWKNRPKTDTARSNDQPCRHCKRPGHPEDRCWFRPDAVCQHCKKKGHVERVCKNRSKPRQNQFQKSKVEARVAEDSSDQEECVFLVSRLVVRRNAQKFGSLTRGCTNHMSPRCLLV
- the LOC105776334 gene encoding ankyrin repeat-containing protein BDA1, translating into MDERMIEAAQTGDIINLLYELILNDPYVLERIDAVPFSHTPLHIAASAGHIEFMMEMIKLKPTFARKLNQAGFSPMHLALQNDRTKAVLRLLRFDEGLVRVKGREDLTPLHHVVQTGNVDLLVKLLKVCPEAIADVTVRDETVFHLAVKNDMFEAFQVLVGWLIRSRHESAERWEKELLSWVDIDGNTVLHIAAIRNRPQVVEVLLGHLRRDQINAKNLEGLTALDIQSQYPWNERQADRIIDMLSKAGGLSASSSSLPNTSISSFHIESLKEKMPWFQKLETKTGRLKNGISYEMRNTFLIVIVLLITTTYEPSLNPPNMPYDSPSMKYQVSLSQDQPLNSHTFLHKTDINTAPIPSPSAIDVSKKDCWTSNHSFLVLNMFNFSVAVLLIGLLLPYHPFSLLIHLPLSGCMVSYTELYASLCEFSNKNALLSGVYNFSFTMLLPFLVVCGSIFYVMGKETKFSKNLN